The proteins below are encoded in one region of Metallibacterium scheffleri:
- the efpL gene encoding elongation factor P-like protein EfpL, translating to MKASDIKRGNAVEHAGKTWQVREVEKSSPTARGGNTTYRFALYAIPGGQRLDLTLRADDELREVELSRRQAHFSYKDADGYVFMDAEDFTQYILGGELLGDNAGYIIDGLDGCYVQLIDEQPVGLQLPPSVSLRVVETAPELKGASATKRPKPARLETGLEIQVPDYIGVDDQVLVSTLTGEFAGRA from the coding sequence ATGAAAGCCTCAGATATCAAGCGCGGCAATGCCGTCGAACACGCGGGCAAGACCTGGCAGGTGCGCGAGGTCGAGAAAAGTTCGCCCACCGCGCGCGGCGGCAACACCACGTACCGCTTCGCGCTGTACGCCATCCCCGGCGGCCAGCGTCTGGACCTGACTTTGCGCGCCGACGACGAACTGCGCGAAGTCGAACTGAGTCGCCGCCAGGCGCATTTCTCGTACAAGGATGCCGACGGCTATGTGTTCATGGACGCCGAGGATTTCACCCAATACATCCTCGGCGGCGAACTGCTCGGCGACAACGCCGGCTACATCATCGATGGGCTGGATGGCTGCTACGTGCAGTTGATCGACGAACAGCCGGTGGGTCTGCAGTTGCCGCCCAGCGTGAGTCTGCGCGTGGTCGAGACCGCGCCGGAACTCAAGGGCGCCTCGGCCACCAAGCGCCCCAAACCTGCACGGCTGGAAACCGGGCTGGAAATCCAGGTGCCGGATTACATCGGCGTCGATGACCAGGTATTGGTCAGCACGCTGACCGGCGAGTTCGCCGGTCGCGCCTGA
- a CDS encoding SDR family NAD(P)-dependent oxidoreductase produces MQLDQVKAVISGGASGLGHAVATHLIQHGARVCLLDVNAERGAQAAQALGPLAQFLRTDVGSEEEVTAHLARAAEAMGGLNAAVSCAGILGAGRVLGKDGPMPLTTFARTIGVNLIGSFNLTKAAANLMQHNAAGEDGERGAIVLTASIAAYEGQIGQAAYAASKGGVVGMTLPMAREFARIGVRVMTIAPGVFHTPMVDGMPPQVYDSLCAQVPYPPRLGQPQEFAETVAFILGNRYLNGSVIRLDGAIRLQPK; encoded by the coding sequence ATGCAGCTCGATCAAGTCAAGGCCGTCATCAGCGGCGGCGCTTCCGGCCTCGGCCACGCCGTGGCCACGCATCTGATCCAGCACGGCGCCCGCGTATGCCTGCTCGATGTCAATGCCGAACGCGGCGCACAGGCCGCGCAAGCGCTGGGACCGCTGGCGCAGTTCCTGCGCACGGATGTCGGCAGCGAGGAGGAGGTCACCGCCCATCTCGCGCGCGCAGCCGAGGCCATGGGCGGCCTCAACGCCGCGGTCAGCTGTGCTGGCATCCTTGGTGCCGGGCGCGTGCTGGGCAAGGACGGTCCCATGCCGCTGACCACCTTCGCGCGCACCATCGGCGTCAATTTGATCGGCAGCTTCAACCTGACCAAGGCTGCCGCCAACCTGATGCAGCACAACGCCGCGGGTGAGGATGGCGAGCGCGGCGCGATCGTGCTCACCGCCTCGATCGCCGCCTATGAAGGGCAGATCGGCCAGGCTGCTTACGCCGCATCGAAAGGCGGCGTGGTCGGCATGACCCTGCCCATGGCGCGCGAATTCGCGCGCATCGGCGTGCGCGTGATGACCATCGCGCCCGGCGTGTTCCACACGCCCATGGTGGATGGCATGCCGCCGCAAGTCTATGACAGCCTGTGCGCGCAGGTGCCCTACCCGCCACGCCTGGGCCAGCCGCAGGAGTTCGCCGAAACCGTGGCCTTCATCCTCGGCAACCGCTATCTCAACGGCAGCGTGATCCGCCTCGATGGCGCGATCCGCCTGCAACCGAAATGA
- the yidD gene encoding membrane protein insertion efficiency factor YidD, whose amino-acid sequence MTRLILALLALYKRLLSPLLGQRCRFHPSCSDYARIAVARFGPLRGGVLAIWRILRCQPLCHGGHDPVPEHFHLTRCHPKESEHERTLADP is encoded by the coding sequence GTGACCCGCCTCATTCTTGCCTTGCTGGCACTGTACAAGCGGCTGCTCAGCCCGCTATTGGGGCAGCGTTGCCGCTTCCACCCGAGCTGCTCGGACTACGCGCGCATCGCGGTGGCGCGCTTCGGCCCGCTGCGCGGCGGCGTGCTGGCGATCTGGCGCATCCTGCGCTGCCAGCCGCTATGCCATGGCGGCCACGATCCAGTGCCCGAGCACTTCCATCTCACCCGCTGTCATCCCAAGGAATCCGAACATGAGCGAACACTGGCTGATCCGTGA
- a CDS encoding GNAT family N-acetyltransferase, whose translation MSAPWRIRPITAADDAAMAAVIRIVMPEFGAMGPGFALHDPEVDWLSRAYTAPRSAYFVVEQDGCVTGGGGVAPLLGGSADTCELRKMYFLPTLRGLGAGRALMTRCLDAARGFGFRQCYIETLTGMDAAQALYLRSGFTRIDAPLGGTGHHACDRYYLRRLD comes from the coding sequence ATGAGCGCGCCATGGCGAATTCGCCCGATCACGGCGGCCGACGACGCGGCGATGGCGGCGGTGATCCGTATCGTGATGCCCGAGTTCGGCGCCATGGGCCCGGGCTTTGCCCTGCATGACCCGGAAGTGGACTGGCTGAGCCGCGCCTACACCGCGCCACGCAGCGCCTATTTCGTGGTCGAACAGGATGGCTGCGTCACCGGCGGTGGCGGTGTCGCGCCGCTGCTCGGCGGCAGCGCTGACACCTGCGAGCTGCGCAAGATGTATTTCCTGCCGACGCTGCGCGGGCTGGGCGCGGGCCGTGCGCTGATGACGCGCTGTCTGGATGCCGCGCGCGGATTCGGCTTCCGCCAGTGCTACATCGAGACCCTCACCGGCATGGACGCGGCGCAAGCGCTGTATCTGCGGTCGGGCTTCACGCGCATCGACGCACCGCTGGGCGGCACTGGCCACCATGCCTGTGACCGCTACTACCTGCGCAGGCTGGATTGA
- the dksA gene encoding RNA polymerase-binding protein DksA has translation MKTHKLVSKARTATKAAAKPAKSAKKPVAVKKPPAAKKAAPARKATVVHKPAPAKKPAVAVKPVAKKSVTRKPATKKSAAPKAARAHPVVKKTPAKKLPAGKGAAKKLPAHKPAAKPVSRSAGKAAGKPAPKHVKQPAGHGHAIVKSGKAGKSTTVKPMQSHAAKLPTPAAGKSIGKPSSSVNSIKAPPIKSIDDVAFTRDDGRYALPASTHIDLPKGYKPKVSEEYMNPRHLAYFRNKLRDWREQLVEESRQTMDNLREEVRDVGDDAERATRETENSLELRTRDRYRKLIAKIDKALRRIEEGRYGFCEETDEDIGLERLEARPIATLSLDAQERREHLRKQIGE, from the coding sequence ATGAAAACGCATAAGCTCGTCAGCAAGGCCAGGACCGCCACCAAGGCGGCGGCCAAGCCGGCGAAATCGGCAAAGAAACCGGTCGCGGTGAAGAAACCGCCTGCGGCGAAAAAGGCTGCGCCGGCCAGGAAAGCCACCGTCGTGCACAAGCCTGCACCCGCCAAAAAGCCTGCCGTGGCAGTCAAGCCCGTGGCTAAGAAGTCGGTGACCAGGAAGCCCGCCACCAAGAAGTCCGCGGCCCCCAAGGCAGCCCGCGCGCATCCGGTGGTCAAGAAGACACCCGCGAAGAAATTGCCAGCCGGCAAGGGCGCTGCGAAGAAGCTGCCCGCGCACAAGCCTGCCGCCAAACCGGTCAGCAGGTCGGCGGGCAAAGCTGCTGGCAAGCCCGCGCCCAAGCACGTCAAGCAGCCCGCCGGGCACGGTCACGCAATCGTCAAATCCGGCAAGGCCGGCAAGTCCACCACAGTCAAACCCATGCAATCACACGCTGCCAAGCTGCCAACTCCCGCGGCTGGCAAATCCATTGGCAAACCAAGCAGCTCCGTGAATTCAATCAAAGCCCCTCCCATCAAATCCATCGACGACGTCGCGTTCACCCGCGACGACGGTCGTTACGCATTACCCGCCTCCACGCACATCGACCTGCCCAAGGGCTACAAGCCCAAGGTCAGTGAGGAGTACATGAATCCTCGGCACCTCGCCTATTTCCGCAACAAACTGCGCGACTGGCGCGAGCAACTGGTCGAGGAATCGCGTCAGACCATGGACAACCTGCGCGAGGAAGTGCGCGATGTCGGCGACGACGCCGAGCGCGCCACGCGCGAAACCGAGAACTCGCTGGAGCTGCGCACGCGCGATCGCTACCGCAAGCTCATCGCCAAGATCGACAAGGCGCTGCGCCGCATCGAGGAAGGCCGCTACGGCTTTTGCGAGGAGACCGACGAGGACATCGGTCTGGAGCGCCTGGAAGCGCGCCCCATCGCCACGCTCAGCCTTGATGCGCAGGAGCGCCGCGAGCACCTGCGCAAGCAGATCGGCGAGTAG
- a CDS encoding FUSC family protein has translation MPVNSRWSLRAALDSKLLRFSRPDVPLVVATRNTAGVVLPLLLGLALGKLGIGIWLALGALVVMFSDQPGPYRQRLSHIALAALGAALAGWAGFVFGAQREIMIALALLLGFGGGLLVQFGAAASRIGMTSMILLVIAGASPMPLAQATLDGLLLLAGGLLQALLAVAAWPLGRCRPQRMLLAQIYRELAQLTRQRPGDDVAPPLSERMLDAQTMLLGERDAHGRASEALLVLLDAAEQLRLHVLAADDAMHTPALSHDTATVLDAIAAALQTGAPGSAAVNALRRLQQQSAVAGMTQAAMLAPLARAVRNANWAGSAGELRAAVAERSLPPALRGDSPWVQLRANLNMKSAAFRHALRMGVALALGVAVERYLGLAHGYWLPMTLAIVLRADFAATLSFGVQRALGTVLGLLLTTLLLNLSSSSLAAILLLGALAFLFRWLGNSNYLLAVAALTGAVVILLALAGESAAQSMHDRLIATFLACGAALAGYLLWPTWERTRIQPALAAMLHAYADYLAALTGADARRLAHMRAASRLARVNALASLERLRGEPFATAELRMRAERVFAHANRLVRSAMSLELLPVEQRAAPAAAAWLRQCAEGVNACARHLDGVRDVALPPPPAAPGEGMVLQRLTDALRALQNVLQPAVAAGAGTD, from the coding sequence ATGCCGGTGAACTCGCGCTGGTCACTGCGCGCTGCGTTGGACAGCAAGCTGCTGCGCTTCAGCCGCCCCGACGTACCGCTGGTCGTGGCCACGCGCAACACCGCCGGCGTGGTGCTGCCGCTGTTGCTTGGTCTGGCCTTGGGCAAGCTCGGTATCGGCATCTGGCTGGCGCTGGGTGCATTGGTGGTGATGTTCTCTGATCAGCCCGGCCCATACCGGCAGCGGCTGTCGCACATCGCCTTGGCTGCACTGGGCGCAGCGCTGGCGGGCTGGGCGGGGTTCGTGTTCGGCGCGCAGCGCGAAATCATGATCGCGCTGGCCCTGCTGCTCGGATTCGGCGGTGGCCTGCTGGTGCAGTTCGGCGCGGCTGCATCGCGCATCGGCATGACCAGCATGATCCTGCTGGTGATCGCCGGCGCCTCGCCCATGCCGCTGGCGCAAGCCACGCTGGACGGGCTCTTGCTGCTCGCCGGCGGGTTATTGCAGGCACTGCTGGCAGTGGCGGCCTGGCCGCTGGGACGCTGCCGCCCGCAGCGCATGCTGCTGGCACAGATCTACCGCGAGCTGGCGCAGCTGACACGGCAGCGTCCCGGAGATGATGTCGCACCTCCGCTGAGCGAGCGCATGCTGGATGCGCAAACCATGCTGCTTGGCGAGCGCGATGCGCATGGACGCGCCAGCGAAGCGCTGCTGGTGCTGCTTGACGCGGCGGAACAATTGCGCCTGCATGTGCTGGCCGCGGACGATGCCATGCACACACCGGCACTGAGCCACGATACGGCCACTGTGCTCGATGCCATCGCCGCGGCACTGCAGACCGGCGCGCCAGGCAGTGCGGCCGTGAATGCGCTGCGGCGCCTGCAGCAGCAATCCGCGGTGGCCGGCATGACGCAGGCTGCCATGCTGGCGCCACTGGCGCGCGCGGTGCGCAATGCCAACTGGGCCGGCAGCGCTGGCGAGCTGCGCGCGGCGGTCGCCGAACGCAGCTTGCCACCCGCACTGCGCGGCGATTCACCCTGGGTGCAATTGCGCGCCAATCTCAACATGAAATCAGCGGCATTCCGCCACGCGCTGCGCATGGGCGTCGCGCTGGCACTGGGCGTGGCCGTCGAGCGCTACCTGGGGCTGGCACACGGCTACTGGCTGCCGATGACGCTGGCGATCGTGCTGCGCGCGGATTTCGCCGCCACGCTCAGCTTTGGCGTGCAGCGTGCGCTCGGCACGGTACTGGGCTTGCTGCTGACGACGCTGCTGCTCAATCTCAGCAGCAGCAGCCTGGCCGCGATCCTGCTGCTGGGCGCATTGGCGTTCTTGTTTCGCTGGCTGGGCAACAGCAACTACCTGCTGGCGGTAGCCGCGCTGACCGGGGCCGTGGTCATTCTGCTGGCATTGGCGGGCGAATCAGCGGCGCAGTCCATGCACGACCGCCTGATCGCCACCTTCCTGGCCTGCGGTGCCGCGCTGGCTGGCTATCTGCTGTGGCCGACCTGGGAACGCACGCGCATTCAACCGGCACTGGCGGCGATGTTGCACGCGTATGCCGATTACCTCGCGGCCCTGACCGGCGCCGATGCGCGTCGGCTCGCGCACATGCGCGCCGCATCGCGTCTGGCGCGGGTCAACGCGCTGGCCTCGCTGGAGCGCCTGCGCGGCGAGCCCTTCGCCACAGCGGAACTGCGCATGCGCGCCGAGCGTGTATTCGCGCACGCCAATCGTCTGGTGCGCAGCGCGATGAGTCTGGAGCTGCTGCCCGTGGAGCAACGTGCGGCGCCCGCGGCAGCGGCGTGGTTGCGACAATGCGCCGAAGGTGTCAACGCCTGCGCGCGCCACCTGGATGGTGTGCGTGACGTAGCGCTACCGCCCCCGCCCGCTGCGCCCGGCGAGGGTATGGTTCTGCAGCGCCTCACCGACGCCCTGCGCGCGCTGCAAAATGTTTTGCAGCCGGCAGTGGCGGCTGGCGCCGGCACAGATTGA
- the kynU gene encoding kynureninase: MVALAAEETRALTLDANDALSAWRDAFLIPPHGAGEQAYFCGNSLGLQPRAVRAALDAELDSWARRAVEGHFEGPQPWMDVQDDLQQMLAPLVGAAPADVVVMNTLSVNLQLLLASFYRPQGARNAILVERGAFPSDRHVVVSHLAWHGLDESALIEVAPDAHGVFSSEAFAAAFAQHGARIALALLPGVQYRNGQVFDIAGLTDLAHRHGAIAGFDLAHAVGNIPLALHDCGVDFAAWCSYKYLNAGPGAPGGVFVHPRHAQRPRLAGWWGHAQATRFQMAAEFVPEQGARGWQLSNPPILAMAPLRASLAPFASIGMPALRARALRLTGHLDELLRTHAANSIEILTPGDESRRGCQLSLRVRAGREAGCRLFAHLVAQGVLGDWREPDVIRLAPVPLYNRYTDCLRAVRAIVDWAQA, encoded by the coding sequence GTGGTCGCACTGGCCGCCGAGGAGACGCGCGCGCTGACGCTGGACGCGAATGATGCGCTCAGCGCATGGCGCGATGCGTTTCTGATCCCACCGCATGGCGCGGGTGAGCAGGCATATTTCTGCGGCAACTCGCTGGGCCTGCAGCCGCGCGCCGTGCGCGCCGCACTGGATGCCGAACTGGACAGTTGGGCGCGGCGCGCGGTGGAAGGCCACTTCGAAGGCCCGCAGCCATGGATGGATGTGCAGGACGACCTGCAGCAGATGCTGGCGCCGCTGGTCGGCGCCGCGCCCGCCGACGTGGTGGTGATGAACACGCTCAGCGTCAACCTGCAATTGCTGCTGGCCAGCTTTTATCGGCCGCAAGGCGCGCGCAACGCCATTCTGGTCGAGCGCGGCGCATTTCCATCGGACCGGCACGTGGTGGTTTCACACCTCGCCTGGCATGGCCTGGACGAATCCGCGCTGATCGAGGTCGCCCCCGATGCACACGGCGTTTTCAGCAGCGAGGCCTTCGCTGCTGCGTTCGCGCAACATGGCGCGCGCATCGCGCTGGCGCTGTTGCCTGGCGTGCAATATCGCAACGGGCAGGTGTTCGACATCGCCGGGTTGACCGATCTGGCGCATCGCCATGGCGCCATCGCCGGCTTCGATCTGGCGCATGCAGTGGGCAATATCCCGCTGGCCCTGCACGACTGCGGCGTCGATTTCGCCGCATGGTGCAGCTACAAATACCTCAACGCCGGCCCCGGCGCGCCCGGCGGCGTGTTCGTGCATCCGCGCCATGCGCAGCGGCCGCGCTTGGCAGGTTGGTGGGGCCATGCGCAGGCCACGCGTTTCCAGATGGCGGCCGAGTTCGTGCCCGAGCAGGGCGCGCGCGGCTGGCAATTGTCCAATCCGCCGATCCTGGCGATGGCGCCGCTGCGTGCCAGCCTGGCACCGTTCGCCAGCATCGGCATGCCGGCGCTGCGCGCGCGCGCACTGCGCCTGACCGGCCATCTCGATGAACTGCTGCGCACGCATGCGGCGAACAGCATCGAGATCCTGACCCCCGGCGACGAGTCCCGGCGCGGCTGCCAGCTCAGCCTGCGCGTGCGCGCCGGGCGCGAGGCAGGGTGCAGGCTGTTCGCGCACCTCGTCGCGCAGGGTGTGCTTGGCGACTGGCGCGAGCCGGACGTGATCCGCCTGGCGCCGGTGCCGCTGTACAACCGGTACACCGATTGCCTGCGCGCGGTGCGCGCCATCGTGGATTGGGCGCAGGCATGA
- a CDS encoding dihydroorotase: MSEHWLIRDAELVNEGRRWHADVRVRDGRIARIAPSLAAEPGEQVLEARGRWLLPGMIDDQVHFREPGLTHKADIEHESRACIAGGITSFMDMPNTRPPALTADALEAKYARAAEVSRANYGFYMGASNDNLEHIKRLDPQRAPGVKVFMGSSTGNMLVDDPATLDGIFAAAPVPVITHCEDTPMIEANLAAAHARYGTDIPLGEHPLIRSREACLKSTTLAISLARRHGTRLHVLHISTADELALFAPGPVQGKQITAETCVHYLHFCDADYARLGNRIKCNPAIKTAADRAAIIRALAEGRIDVLATDHAPHLESEKAQDYDHAPSGLPLVQYALQVALERVFDGQLALERVVEAACHAPALRFDVRERGFLREGYHADLVLVDPTRPHAVARAEILSKCGWSPFEGETLRSSIAATFLNGQMAFDGTHVIDSVRGQRLGFAR; the protein is encoded by the coding sequence ATGAGCGAACACTGGCTGATCCGTGACGCCGAACTGGTCAACGAGGGCCGCCGCTGGCACGCCGATGTGCGCGTGCGCGACGGACGCATCGCGCGCATCGCACCGAGTCTTGCCGCCGAACCCGGCGAGCAGGTGCTGGAGGCGCGCGGGCGCTGGCTGCTGCCGGGCATGATCGATGACCAGGTGCATTTTCGCGAGCCCGGACTGACGCACAAGGCCGACATCGAACACGAATCGCGCGCCTGCATCGCCGGTGGCATCACCAGTTTCATGGACATGCCCAACACGCGCCCACCGGCGCTGACCGCCGACGCGCTGGAGGCCAAATACGCGCGCGCCGCCGAAGTCAGCCGTGCCAATTACGGTTTCTACATGGGCGCCAGCAACGACAACCTCGAGCACATCAAGCGCCTCGATCCGCAGCGCGCGCCGGGCGTGAAGGTGTTCATGGGCTCATCGACCGGCAACATGCTGGTCGATGACCCGGCCACCCTGGATGGCATCTTCGCCGCCGCGCCGGTGCCGGTGATCACGCATTGCGAGGACACGCCGATGATCGAGGCCAACCTCGCCGCCGCGCATGCACGCTACGGTACGGACATTCCGCTTGGCGAGCATCCGCTGATCCGCTCGCGCGAGGCCTGCCTGAAGTCGACCACACTGGCGATCTCGCTGGCACGGCGCCATGGCACGCGCCTGCATGTGCTGCACATCTCCACCGCCGACGAGCTGGCGCTGTTCGCGCCGGGCCCGGTCCAGGGCAAGCAGATCACCGCGGAGACCTGCGTGCATTACCTGCACTTCTGTGATGCCGATTACGCGCGCCTGGGCAATCGCATCAAGTGCAATCCGGCGATCAAGACCGCGGCTGACCGCGCGGCCATCATCCGCGCGCTGGCCGAGGGCCGCATCGACGTGCTGGCCACCGATCACGCCCCGCATCTGGAAAGCGAGAAGGCGCAGGACTACGACCATGCGCCGTCCGGCCTGCCACTGGTGCAGTACGCGCTGCAAGTGGCGCTGGAGCGCGTGTTCGATGGCCAGCTCGCGCTCGAACGCGTGGTCGAGGCGGCGTGCCATGCGCCCGCGCTGCGCTTCGATGTGCGCGAGCGCGGTTTCCTGCGCGAGGGCTACCACGCCGATCTGGTGCTGGTGGACCCGACGCGTCCGCACGCGGTCGCGCGCGCCGAAATCCTGTCCAAGTGCGGCTGGTCGCCGTTCGAGGGCGAGACCTTGCGCAGTTCGATCGCCGCCACGTTTCTCAACGGTCAGATGGCTTTCGACGGCACGCACGTGATCGACAGCGTGCGCGGACAGCGTCTGGGCTTCGCGCGTTGA